A genomic stretch from Bos javanicus breed banteng chromosome 3, ARS-OSU_banteng_1.0, whole genome shotgun sequence includes:
- the ADAR gene encoding double-stranded RNA-specific adenosine deaminase isoform X5, producing MSPIRDRAIDFRLKGYSLNRYQARPAQGYEHSRHRHQQPERGPCRDSFQLQQIEFLKGQLPEVPLFGKQPPSLPPFLPGLWPRFPGPPARGGPLQIRGVPRGVPLRSQVLPRRFQRPFPRGHIRPWRGVDRLSSHFQGLTISQDQEQRTLELLDELGDGKATTARDLARKLQAPKKDINRVLYSLAEKGKLHQEAGSPPLWRATVPVQAQNQPSQETRAESQTPGAPSPDSSVETEGRSTPCGLEEPPEPLDMAEIKEKICDHLFNVSSSSALNLAKNIGLTKARDVNAVLIDLERQGDVYRQGTTPPIWYLTDKKRERIQIKRNKDSVPETTQAAAVLETGKTTEGPTCNSPASDASNSTVTPGKVENGQEPVVKLKLKQEATAEPVKLKPPVYDNGPSKTGHGLPRCSPYKKLTECQLKNPISGLLEYAQFASQTCEFNMIEQSGPPHEPRFKFQVVINGREFPPAEAGSKKVAKQDAAMKAMTILLEEAKAKDSGRSEESYHYSSEKESEKTAESQTATPSATSFLSGKNPVTTLLECVHKLGSSCEFRLLSREGPAHDPKFQYCVAMGTHTFPTASAPSKKAAKQMAAEEAMKALQGEATSSTSSEDQPGSTNTEAFDNLESVMPNKVRRISELVRYLNTNPVGGLLEYARSHGFAAEFKLVDQSGPPHEPKFVYQAKVGGRWFPAVCAHSKKQGKQEAADAALRVLIGEDEKAERMGFTEVTPVTGASLRRTMLLLSRSPEAKRKTLPLTGSTFHDQIAMLSHRCFNALTNSFQPSLLGRKILAAIIMKKDSDDLGVVVSLGTGNRCVKGDSLSLKGETVNDCHAEIISRRGFIRFLYSELMKYNPQTAKDSIFEPAKGGEKLQIKKSVSFHLYISTAPCGDGALFDKSCSDRAVESTDSRHYPVFENPKQGKLRTKVENGEGTIPVESSDIVPTWDGIRLGERLRTMSCSDKILRWNVLGLQGALLTHFLQPVYLKSVTLGYLFSQGHLTRAICCRVTRDGSAFEDGLRHPFIVNHPKVGRVSVYDSKRQSGKTKETSVNWCLADGYDLEILDGTRGTVDGPRNELSRVSKKNIFLLFKKLCSFRYRRDLLRLSYGEAKKAARDYEIAKNYFKKSLKDMGYGNWISKPQEEKNFYLCPV from the exons GGGTATTCCCTCAACAGATACCAAGCCCGCCCAGCCCAAGGCTATGAGCACAGCAGGCACAGACACCAGCAGCCAGAGCGGGGACCTTGTCGTGACAGTTTCCAGCTCCAGCAAATAGAGTTTCTCAAGGGGCAGCTCCCAGAAGTGCCCCTATTTGGAAAGCAGCCACCATCACTGCCACCGTTCCTCCCTGGACTCTGGCCGAGGTTTCCAGGACCACCTGCCAGAGGTGGGCCCCTCCAGATCCGAGGTGTCCCCAGGGGCGTGCCTCTCAGAAGTCAGGTACTCCCAAGACGGTTCCAGCGTCCTTTCCCACGTGGCCACATTCGGCCATGGAGAGGTGTTGATAGGCTCTCCTCACATTTCCAGGGACTGACCATCAGCCAGGATCAGGAACAAAGGACCCTAGAGCTCTTGGATGAGCTTGGGGACGGAAAGGCCACCACAGCGCGTGATCTGGCCCGGAAGCTCCAAGCCCCAAAGAAGGACATCAACCGAGTCCTGTACTCTCTGGCAGAGAAGGGTAAGCTACACCAAGAGGCAGGATCTCCCCCTTTGTGGAGAGCCACAGTCCCAGTTCAGGCTCAGAACCAGCCTAGCCAAGAAACGAGAGCAGAGAGTCAAACCCCAGGAGCTCCAAGCCCAGACTCCAGTGTGGAAACTGAAGGCAGAAGCACCCCGTGTGGCTTGGAAGAGCCCCCCGAGCCTCTCGACATGGCTGAGATCAAGGAGAAGATCTGTGACCACCTGTTCAACGTGTCCAGCTCCTCTGCCCTGAACTTGGCTAAGAACATTGGCCTCACTAAGGCCCGGGATGTGAATGCTGTGCTGATTGACTTGGAAAGGCAGGGAGATGTCTACAGGCAGGGGACCACCCCTCCCATATGGTATTTGACTGACAAGAAGCGAGAGAGGATACAGATCAAGAGAAACAAGGACAGTGTTCCTGAAACCACTCAAGCTGCTGCTGTCCTGGAGACCGGAAAAACCACAGAGGGCCCCACCTGCAACTCACCTGCGTCAGACGCCTCCAACAGCACGGTCACCCCAGGAAAGGTAGAAAATGGGCAGGAACCCGTCGTCAAGTTAAAACTCAAGCAAGAGGCCACAGCAGAACCAGTAAAACTGAAACCACCTGTTTATGACAACGGCCCCTCCAAAACAGG TCATGGCTTGCCACGGTGTTCACCCTACAAGAAACTGACAGAGTGCCAGCTGAAGAACCCCATCAGCGGCCTGTTAGAGTATGCCCAGTTCGCTAGTCAGACCTGTGAGTTCAACATGATAGAGCAGAGCGGACCACCCCATGAACCTCG ATTTAAATTCCAAGTTGTCATCAATGGCCGAGAGTTTCCCCCAGCTGAAGCTGGCAGCAAGAAAGTGGCCAAGCAGGATGCAGCCATGAAAGCCATGACAATTCTGCTTGAGGAAGCTAAAGCCAAGGACAGTGGAAGATCAGAAGAATCATACCACTATTCCTCAGAGAAGGAATCAGAGAAG ACCGCAGAGTCCCAGACTGCCACCCCTTCAGCAACATCCTTCCTTTCTGGGAAGAACCCCGTCACTACATTGCTTGAGTGTGTGCACAAGTTGGGGAGCTCCTGTGAATTCCGTCTCCTATCCAGAGAAGGCCCTGCCCATGACCCCAA GTTCCAGTACTGTGTTGCAATGGGAACCCATACTTTCCCCACTGCCAGCGCCCCAAGCAAGAAGGCAGCAAAGCAGATGGCTGCAGAGGAAGCCATGAAGGCCCTGCAAGGGGAGGCGACCAGCTCGACGTCTTCTGAAGACCAG CCAGGAAGTACGAACACGGAAGCATTCGATAACTTGGAATCAGTGATGCCCAACAAGGTCAGGAGGATCAGTGAGCTCGTGCGATACCTGAACACCAACCCAGTGGGCGGCCTGTTGGAGTACGCCCGCTCCCACGGCTTTGCTGCTGAGTTCAAGTTGGTTGACCAGTCCGGACCTCCTCACGAGCCCAA GTTCGTTTACCAAGCGAAAGTTGGGGGTCGCTGGTTCCCAGCCGTCTGCGCGCACAGCAAGAAGCAAGGCAAGCAGGAAGCTGCAGATGCGGCCCTCCGCGTTTTGATTGGGGAGGACGAGAAGGCAGAGCGCATGGGTTTCACAGAGGTAACCCCAGTGACAGGGGCCAGTCTCAGAAGAACTATGCTCCTCCTCTCAAGGTCCCCAGAAGCAAAGCGAAAGACA CTCCCTCTCACGGGCAGTACCTTCCACGACCAGATAGCCATGCTGAGCCACCGGTGCTTCAACGCCCTTACCAACAGTTTCCAGCCCTCCTTACTCGGCCGCAAGATCCTGGCTGCCATCATCATGAAGAAAGACTCTGACGACCTAGGTGTTGTGGTCAGCCTGGGGACAG GGAATCGCTGTGTGAAAGGAGATTCTCTGAGCCTAAAGGGAGAAACTGTCAATGACTGTCATGCAGAGATCATCTCCCGGAGAGGCTTCATCAG GTTTCTCTACAGCGAGTTAATGAAATACAACCCCCAGACGGCGAAGGATAGTATATTTGAACCTGCTAAAGGAGGAGAAAAGCTTCAGATAAAAAAGAGCGTGTCATTCCATCTCTATATCAG CACGGCCCCGTGTGGGGATGGTGCCCTCTTTGACAAGTCCTGCAGCGACCGAGCTGTGGAGAGCACAGACTCCCGCCACTACCCTGTCTTCGAGAATCCCAAACAAGGCAAGCTCCGCACCAAGGTAGAGAACG GGGAAGGCACGATCCCAGTGGAGTCCAGTGACATTGTGCCCACATGGGACGGCATTCGGCTGGGGGAGAGACTCCGCACCATGTCCTGCAGCGACAAGATCCTGCGCTGGAACGTGCTGGGCCTGCAGGGGGCACTGTTGACCCACTTCCTGCAGCCTGTGTATCTCAAATCCGTCACTCTGG GTTACCTATTCAGCCAGGGGCACCTGACCCGTGCCATTTGCTGTCGTGTGACAAGAGATGGAAGTGCGTTTGAGGATGGACTCCGACATCCCTTTATTGTCAACCACCCCAAG GTTGGCCGAGTCAGTGTATACGATTCCAAAAGGCAGTCTGGGAAGACCAAGGAGACAAGTGTCAACTGGTGTTTGGCTGATGGCTACGACCTCGAAATCCTGGATGGGACCAGAGGCACCGTGGACGG GCCACGGAACGAATTGTCCCGGGTGTCCAAAAAGAacattttccttctatttaaGAAGCTCTGCTCCTTCCGATACCGCAGAGATCTACTTAGACTCTCCTATGGTGAGGCCAAGAAAGCTGCCCGTGACTACGAGATAGCCAAGAACTACTTCAAAAAATCTCTGAAGGACATGGGCTACGGGAACTGGATAAGCAAGCCCCAGGAGGAGAAGAATTTTTACCTCTGCCCGGTGTAG
- the ADAR gene encoding double-stranded RNA-specific adenosine deaminase isoform X9 produces the protein MSPIRDRAIDFRLKGYSLNRYQARPAQGYEHSRHRHQQPERGPCRDSFQLQQIEFLKGQLPEVPLFGKQPPSLPPFLPGLWPRFPGPPARGGPLQIRGVPRGVPLRSQVLPRRFQRPFPRGHIRPWRGVDRLSSHFQGLTISQDQEQRTLELLDELGDGKATTARDLARKLQAPKKDINRVLYSLAEKGKLHQEAGSPPLWRATVPVQAQNQPSQETRAESQTPGAPSPDSSVETEGRSTPCGLEEPPEPLDMAEIKEKICDHLFNVSSSSALNLAKNIGLTKARDVNAVLIDLERQGDVYRQGTTPPIWYLTDKKRERIQIKRNKDSVPETTQAAAVLETGKTTEGPTCNSPASDASNSTVTPGKVENGQEPVVKLKLKQEATAEPVKLKPPVYDNGPSKTGYVDFENGQWATDDIPDDLNSIHAAPGEFRAIMEMPSFYSHGLPRCSPYKKLTECQLKNPISGLLEYAQFASQTCEFNMIEQSGPPHEPRFQYCVAMGTHTFPTASAPSKKAAKQMAAEEAMKALQGEATSSTSSEDQPGSTNTEAFDNLESVMPNKVRRISELVRYLNTNPVGGLLEYARSHGFAAEFKLVDQSGPPHEPKFVYQAKVGGRWFPAVCAHSKKQGKQEAADAALRVLIGEDEKAERMGFTEVTPVTGASLRRTMLLLSRSPEAKRKTLPLTGSTFHDQIAMLSHRCFNALTNSFQPSLLGRKILAAIIMKKDSDDLGVVVSLGTGNRCVKGDSLSLKGETVNDCHAEIISRRGFIRFLYSELMKYNPQTAKDSIFEPAKGGEKLQIKKSVSFHLYISTAPCGDGALFDKSCSDRAVESTDSRHYPVFENPKQGKLRTKVENGEGTIPVESSDIVPTWDGIRLGERLRTMSCSDKILRWNVLGLQGALLTHFLQPVYLKSVTLGYLFSQGHLTRAICCRVTRDGSAFEDGLRHPFIVNHPKVGRVSVYDSKRQSGKTKETSVNWCLADGYDLEILDGTRGTVDGPRNELSRVSKKNIFLLFKKLCSFRYRRDLLRLSYGEAKKAARDYEIAKNYFKKSLKDMGYGNWISKPQEEKNFYLCPV, from the exons GGGTATTCCCTCAACAGATACCAAGCCCGCCCAGCCCAAGGCTATGAGCACAGCAGGCACAGACACCAGCAGCCAGAGCGGGGACCTTGTCGTGACAGTTTCCAGCTCCAGCAAATAGAGTTTCTCAAGGGGCAGCTCCCAGAAGTGCCCCTATTTGGAAAGCAGCCACCATCACTGCCACCGTTCCTCCCTGGACTCTGGCCGAGGTTTCCAGGACCACCTGCCAGAGGTGGGCCCCTCCAGATCCGAGGTGTCCCCAGGGGCGTGCCTCTCAGAAGTCAGGTACTCCCAAGACGGTTCCAGCGTCCTTTCCCACGTGGCCACATTCGGCCATGGAGAGGTGTTGATAGGCTCTCCTCACATTTCCAGGGACTGACCATCAGCCAGGATCAGGAACAAAGGACCCTAGAGCTCTTGGATGAGCTTGGGGACGGAAAGGCCACCACAGCGCGTGATCTGGCCCGGAAGCTCCAAGCCCCAAAGAAGGACATCAACCGAGTCCTGTACTCTCTGGCAGAGAAGGGTAAGCTACACCAAGAGGCAGGATCTCCCCCTTTGTGGAGAGCCACAGTCCCAGTTCAGGCTCAGAACCAGCCTAGCCAAGAAACGAGAGCAGAGAGTCAAACCCCAGGAGCTCCAAGCCCAGACTCCAGTGTGGAAACTGAAGGCAGAAGCACCCCGTGTGGCTTGGAAGAGCCCCCCGAGCCTCTCGACATGGCTGAGATCAAGGAGAAGATCTGTGACCACCTGTTCAACGTGTCCAGCTCCTCTGCCCTGAACTTGGCTAAGAACATTGGCCTCACTAAGGCCCGGGATGTGAATGCTGTGCTGATTGACTTGGAAAGGCAGGGAGATGTCTACAGGCAGGGGACCACCCCTCCCATATGGTATTTGACTGACAAGAAGCGAGAGAGGATACAGATCAAGAGAAACAAGGACAGTGTTCCTGAAACCACTCAAGCTGCTGCTGTCCTGGAGACCGGAAAAACCACAGAGGGCCCCACCTGCAACTCACCTGCGTCAGACGCCTCCAACAGCACGGTCACCCCAGGAAAGGTAGAAAATGGGCAGGAACCCGTCGTCAAGTTAAAACTCAAGCAAGAGGCCACAGCAGAACCAGTAAAACTGAAACCACCTGTTTATGACAACGGCCCCTCCAAAACAGGGTATGTTGACTTTGAAAACGGCCAGTGGGCCACAGATGACATCCCCGATGACTTGAATAGTATCCACGCCGCACCAGGTGAGTTCCGCGCCATCATGGAGATGCCCTCCTTCTACAGTCATGGCTTGCCACGGTGTTCACCCTACAAGAAACTGACAGAGTGCCAGCTGAAGAACCCCATCAGCGGCCTGTTAGAGTATGCCCAGTTCGCTAGTCAGACCTGTGAGTTCAACATGATAGAGCAGAGCGGACCACCCCATGAACCTCG GTTCCAGTACTGTGTTGCAATGGGAACCCATACTTTCCCCACTGCCAGCGCCCCAAGCAAGAAGGCAGCAAAGCAGATGGCTGCAGAGGAAGCCATGAAGGCCCTGCAAGGGGAGGCGACCAGCTCGACGTCTTCTGAAGACCAG CCAGGAAGTACGAACACGGAAGCATTCGATAACTTGGAATCAGTGATGCCCAACAAGGTCAGGAGGATCAGTGAGCTCGTGCGATACCTGAACACCAACCCAGTGGGCGGCCTGTTGGAGTACGCCCGCTCCCACGGCTTTGCTGCTGAGTTCAAGTTGGTTGACCAGTCCGGACCTCCTCACGAGCCCAA GTTCGTTTACCAAGCGAAAGTTGGGGGTCGCTGGTTCCCAGCCGTCTGCGCGCACAGCAAGAAGCAAGGCAAGCAGGAAGCTGCAGATGCGGCCCTCCGCGTTTTGATTGGGGAGGACGAGAAGGCAGAGCGCATGGGTTTCACAGAGGTAACCCCAGTGACAGGGGCCAGTCTCAGAAGAACTATGCTCCTCCTCTCAAGGTCCCCAGAAGCAAAGCGAAAGACA CTCCCTCTCACGGGCAGTACCTTCCACGACCAGATAGCCATGCTGAGCCACCGGTGCTTCAACGCCCTTACCAACAGTTTCCAGCCCTCCTTACTCGGCCGCAAGATCCTGGCTGCCATCATCATGAAGAAAGACTCTGACGACCTAGGTGTTGTGGTCAGCCTGGGGACAG GGAATCGCTGTGTGAAAGGAGATTCTCTGAGCCTAAAGGGAGAAACTGTCAATGACTGTCATGCAGAGATCATCTCCCGGAGAGGCTTCATCAG GTTTCTCTACAGCGAGTTAATGAAATACAACCCCCAGACGGCGAAGGATAGTATATTTGAACCTGCTAAAGGAGGAGAAAAGCTTCAGATAAAAAAGAGCGTGTCATTCCATCTCTATATCAG CACGGCCCCGTGTGGGGATGGTGCCCTCTTTGACAAGTCCTGCAGCGACCGAGCTGTGGAGAGCACAGACTCCCGCCACTACCCTGTCTTCGAGAATCCCAAACAAGGCAAGCTCCGCACCAAGGTAGAGAACG GGGAAGGCACGATCCCAGTGGAGTCCAGTGACATTGTGCCCACATGGGACGGCATTCGGCTGGGGGAGAGACTCCGCACCATGTCCTGCAGCGACAAGATCCTGCGCTGGAACGTGCTGGGCCTGCAGGGGGCACTGTTGACCCACTTCCTGCAGCCTGTGTATCTCAAATCCGTCACTCTGG GTTACCTATTCAGCCAGGGGCACCTGACCCGTGCCATTTGCTGTCGTGTGACAAGAGATGGAAGTGCGTTTGAGGATGGACTCCGACATCCCTTTATTGTCAACCACCCCAAG GTTGGCCGAGTCAGTGTATACGATTCCAAAAGGCAGTCTGGGAAGACCAAGGAGACAAGTGTCAACTGGTGTTTGGCTGATGGCTACGACCTCGAAATCCTGGATGGGACCAGAGGCACCGTGGACGG GCCACGGAACGAATTGTCCCGGGTGTCCAAAAAGAacattttccttctatttaaGAAGCTCTGCTCCTTCCGATACCGCAGAGATCTACTTAGACTCTCCTATGGTGAGGCCAAGAAAGCTGCCCGTGACTACGAGATAGCCAAGAACTACTTCAAAAAATCTCTGAAGGACATGGGCTACGGGAACTGGATAAGCAAGCCCCAGGAGGAGAAGAATTTTTACCTCTGCCCGGTGTAG
- the ADAR gene encoding double-stranded RNA-specific adenosine deaminase isoform X4 has translation MSPIRDRAIDFRLKGYSLNRYQARPAQGYEHSRHRHQQPERGPCRDSFQLQQIEFLKGQLPEVPLFGKQPPSLPPFLPGLWPRFPGPPARGGPLQIRGVPRGVPLRSQGLTISQDQEQRTLELLDELGDGKATTARDLARKLQAPKKDINRVLYSLAEKGKLHQEAGSPPLWRATVPVQAQNQPSQETRAESQTPGAPSPDSSVETEGRSTPCGLEEPPEPLDMAEIKEKICDHLFNVSSSSALNLAKNIGLTKARDVNAVLIDLERQGDVYRQGTTPPIWYLTDKKRERIQIKRNKDSVPETTQAAAVLETGKTTEGPTCNSPASDASNSTVTPGKVENGQEPVVKLKLKQEATAEPVKLKPPVYDNGPSKTGYVDFENGQWATDDIPDDLNSIHAAPGEFRAIMEMPSFYSHGLPRCSPYKKLTECQLKNPISGLLEYAQFASQTCEFNMIEQSGPPHEPRFKFQVVINGREFPPAEAGSKKVAKQDAAMKAMTILLEEAKAKDSGRSEESYHYSSEKESEKTAESQTATPSATSFLSGKNPVTTLLECVHKLGSSCEFRLLSREGPAHDPKFQYCVAMGTHTFPTASAPSKKAAKQMAAEEAMKALQGEATSSTSSEDQPGSTNTEAFDNLESVMPNKVRRISELVRYLNTNPVGGLLEYARSHGFAAEFKLVDQSGPPHEPKFVYQAKVGGRWFPAVCAHSKKQGKQEAADAALRVLIGEDEKAERMGFTEVTPVTGASLRRTMLLLSRSPEAKRKTLPLTGSTFHDQIAMLSHRCFNALTNSFQPSLLGRKILAAIIMKKDSDDLGVVVSLGTGNRCVKGDSLSLKGETVNDCHAEIISRRGFIRFLYSELMKYNPQTAKDSIFEPAKGGEKLQIKKSVSFHLYISTAPCGDGALFDKSCSDRAVESTDSRHYPVFENPKQGKLRTKVENGEGTIPVESSDIVPTWDGIRLGERLRTMSCSDKILRWNVLGLQGALLTHFLQPVYLKSVTLGYLFSQGHLTRAICCRVTRDGSAFEDGLRHPFIVNHPKVGRVSVYDSKRQSGKTKETSVNWCLADGYDLEILDGTRGTVDGPRNELSRVSKKNIFLLFKKLCSFRYRRDLLRLSYGEAKKAARDYEIAKNYFKKSLKDMGYGNWISKPQEEKNFYLCPV, from the exons GGGTATTCCCTCAACAGATACCAAGCCCGCCCAGCCCAAGGCTATGAGCACAGCAGGCACAGACACCAGCAGCCAGAGCGGGGACCTTGTCGTGACAGTTTCCAGCTCCAGCAAATAGAGTTTCTCAAGGGGCAGCTCCCAGAAGTGCCCCTATTTGGAAAGCAGCCACCATCACTGCCACCGTTCCTCCCTGGACTCTGGCCGAGGTTTCCAGGACCACCTGCCAGAGGTGGGCCCCTCCAGATCCGAGGTGTCCCCAGGGGCGTGCCTCTCAGAAGTCAG GGACTGACCATCAGCCAGGATCAGGAACAAAGGACCCTAGAGCTCTTGGATGAGCTTGGGGACGGAAAGGCCACCACAGCGCGTGATCTGGCCCGGAAGCTCCAAGCCCCAAAGAAGGACATCAACCGAGTCCTGTACTCTCTGGCAGAGAAGGGTAAGCTACACCAAGAGGCAGGATCTCCCCCTTTGTGGAGAGCCACAGTCCCAGTTCAGGCTCAGAACCAGCCTAGCCAAGAAACGAGAGCAGAGAGTCAAACCCCAGGAGCTCCAAGCCCAGACTCCAGTGTGGAAACTGAAGGCAGAAGCACCCCGTGTGGCTTGGAAGAGCCCCCCGAGCCTCTCGACATGGCTGAGATCAAGGAGAAGATCTGTGACCACCTGTTCAACGTGTCCAGCTCCTCTGCCCTGAACTTGGCTAAGAACATTGGCCTCACTAAGGCCCGGGATGTGAATGCTGTGCTGATTGACTTGGAAAGGCAGGGAGATGTCTACAGGCAGGGGACCACCCCTCCCATATGGTATTTGACTGACAAGAAGCGAGAGAGGATACAGATCAAGAGAAACAAGGACAGTGTTCCTGAAACCACTCAAGCTGCTGCTGTCCTGGAGACCGGAAAAACCACAGAGGGCCCCACCTGCAACTCACCTGCGTCAGACGCCTCCAACAGCACGGTCACCCCAGGAAAGGTAGAAAATGGGCAGGAACCCGTCGTCAAGTTAAAACTCAAGCAAGAGGCCACAGCAGAACCAGTAAAACTGAAACCACCTGTTTATGACAACGGCCCCTCCAAAACAGGGTATGTTGACTTTGAAAACGGCCAGTGGGCCACAGATGACATCCCCGATGACTTGAATAGTATCCACGCCGCACCAGGTGAGTTCCGCGCCATCATGGAGATGCCCTCCTTCTACAGTCATGGCTTGCCACGGTGTTCACCCTACAAGAAACTGACAGAGTGCCAGCTGAAGAACCCCATCAGCGGCCTGTTAGAGTATGCCCAGTTCGCTAGTCAGACCTGTGAGTTCAACATGATAGAGCAGAGCGGACCACCCCATGAACCTCG ATTTAAATTCCAAGTTGTCATCAATGGCCGAGAGTTTCCCCCAGCTGAAGCTGGCAGCAAGAAAGTGGCCAAGCAGGATGCAGCCATGAAAGCCATGACAATTCTGCTTGAGGAAGCTAAAGCCAAGGACAGTGGAAGATCAGAAGAATCATACCACTATTCCTCAGAGAAGGAATCAGAGAAG ACCGCAGAGTCCCAGACTGCCACCCCTTCAGCAACATCCTTCCTTTCTGGGAAGAACCCCGTCACTACATTGCTTGAGTGTGTGCACAAGTTGGGGAGCTCCTGTGAATTCCGTCTCCTATCCAGAGAAGGCCCTGCCCATGACCCCAA GTTCCAGTACTGTGTTGCAATGGGAACCCATACTTTCCCCACTGCCAGCGCCCCAAGCAAGAAGGCAGCAAAGCAGATGGCTGCAGAGGAAGCCATGAAGGCCCTGCAAGGGGAGGCGACCAGCTCGACGTCTTCTGAAGACCAG CCAGGAAGTACGAACACGGAAGCATTCGATAACTTGGAATCAGTGATGCCCAACAAGGTCAGGAGGATCAGTGAGCTCGTGCGATACCTGAACACCAACCCAGTGGGCGGCCTGTTGGAGTACGCCCGCTCCCACGGCTTTGCTGCTGAGTTCAAGTTGGTTGACCAGTCCGGACCTCCTCACGAGCCCAA GTTCGTTTACCAAGCGAAAGTTGGGGGTCGCTGGTTCCCAGCCGTCTGCGCGCACAGCAAGAAGCAAGGCAAGCAGGAAGCTGCAGATGCGGCCCTCCGCGTTTTGATTGGGGAGGACGAGAAGGCAGAGCGCATGGGTTTCACAGAGGTAACCCCAGTGACAGGGGCCAGTCTCAGAAGAACTATGCTCCTCCTCTCAAGGTCCCCAGAAGCAAAGCGAAAGACA CTCCCTCTCACGGGCAGTACCTTCCACGACCAGATAGCCATGCTGAGCCACCGGTGCTTCAACGCCCTTACCAACAGTTTCCAGCCCTCCTTACTCGGCCGCAAGATCCTGGCTGCCATCATCATGAAGAAAGACTCTGACGACCTAGGTGTTGTGGTCAGCCTGGGGACAG GGAATCGCTGTGTGAAAGGAGATTCTCTGAGCCTAAAGGGAGAAACTGTCAATGACTGTCATGCAGAGATCATCTCCCGGAGAGGCTTCATCAG GTTTCTCTACAGCGAGTTAATGAAATACAACCCCCAGACGGCGAAGGATAGTATATTTGAACCTGCTAAAGGAGGAGAAAAGCTTCAGATAAAAAAGAGCGTGTCATTCCATCTCTATATCAG CACGGCCCCGTGTGGGGATGGTGCCCTCTTTGACAAGTCCTGCAGCGACCGAGCTGTGGAGAGCACAGACTCCCGCCACTACCCTGTCTTCGAGAATCCCAAACAAGGCAAGCTCCGCACCAAGGTAGAGAACG GGGAAGGCACGATCCCAGTGGAGTCCAGTGACATTGTGCCCACATGGGACGGCATTCGGCTGGGGGAGAGACTCCGCACCATGTCCTGCAGCGACAAGATCCTGCGCTGGAACGTGCTGGGCCTGCAGGGGGCACTGTTGACCCACTTCCTGCAGCCTGTGTATCTCAAATCCGTCACTCTGG GTTACCTATTCAGCCAGGGGCACCTGACCCGTGCCATTTGCTGTCGTGTGACAAGAGATGGAAGTGCGTTTGAGGATGGACTCCGACATCCCTTTATTGTCAACCACCCCAAG GTTGGCCGAGTCAGTGTATACGATTCCAAAAGGCAGTCTGGGAAGACCAAGGAGACAAGTGTCAACTGGTGTTTGGCTGATGGCTACGACCTCGAAATCCTGGATGGGACCAGAGGCACCGTGGACGG GCCACGGAACGAATTGTCCCGGGTGTCCAAAAAGAacattttccttctatttaaGAAGCTCTGCTCCTTCCGATACCGCAGAGATCTACTTAGACTCTCCTATGGTGAGGCCAAGAAAGCTGCCCGTGACTACGAGATAGCCAAGAACTACTTCAAAAAATCTCTGAAGGACATGGGCTACGGGAACTGGATAAGCAAGCCCCAGGAGGAGAAGAATTTTTACCTCTGCCCGGTGTAG